One bacterium genomic region harbors:
- a CDS encoding pyridoxal phosphate-dependent aminotransferase, whose amino-acid sequence MFSSRARQVEPFLAMEVMERALVLERSGVNIIHLEVGEPEFPPPQAAVDACRADMNENQPRYTDSRGLLELREAIAADQERRHGSVVDPDCVIVTNGTSPAMVLVFSLLVEHGDEVVLGTPHYACYPDLIRLAGGKPILVRTSPGDGYRLDPDAVRQAITPRTRAILINSPANPTGAVQDRETLEAIAALGVPIVSDEIYDGLVYDGTEVCSGLSLDADVFVLDGFSKRYAMTGFRLGYLIAPIEAMRPLQSLAQNLFISATSFVQRAGIAALKHGAATTRDIRTAYETRRRLLLDGVRALGFEVSCAPRGAFYVFANATRFDADSRHFAFEILEKAHVALTPGIDFGKAGEGYIRFSVTRSEEEIREALRRLGKMLSGR is encoded by the coding sequence ATGTTTTCAAGTCGTGCCCGCCAGGTCGAACCCTTCCTCGCAATGGAAGTGATGGAACGCGCCCTGGTGCTCGAACGCAGCGGTGTGAACATCATCCATCTGGAGGTAGGCGAGCCCGAGTTTCCACCACCGCAGGCGGCAGTCGACGCGTGTCGGGCGGACATGAACGAGAACCAACCCCGCTACACAGATAGTCGCGGCCTGCTCGAGTTGAGAGAGGCGATTGCCGCGGATCAGGAACGCCGCCACGGTAGCGTCGTCGACCCCGATTGCGTGATCGTCACCAACGGAACCTCGCCCGCCATGGTACTGGTCTTCTCGCTGTTGGTAGAACACGGCGATGAGGTCGTCCTGGGAACTCCGCATTACGCTTGCTACCCGGATTTGATCCGACTCGCTGGTGGCAAGCCGATTCTGGTCCGGACCTCTCCGGGTGACGGATATCGCCTGGATCCAGACGCCGTTCGACAGGCCATCACGCCCCGCACACGCGCGATCCTGATCAACTCACCTGCAAACCCGACAGGTGCCGTACAGGATCGCGAAACACTCGAGGCGATTGCCGCGCTGGGTGTCCCGATCGTCAGCGACGAGATCTATGACGGACTGGTGTACGACGGAACCGAGGTCTGTTCGGGGCTTTCACTCGACGCGGATGTATTCGTGCTCGACGGCTTCTCCAAACGCTACGCGATGACCGGTTTTCGGCTCGGCTACTTGATCGCTCCGATCGAAGCCATGCGACCCCTCCAGAGCCTGGCGCAGAACCTGTTCATCTCCGCAACGAGCTTCGTCCAGAGGGCTGGAATCGCCGCCCTGAAACACGGCGCCGCCACGACACGAGATATCCGTACGGCCTACGAGACCCGACGCAGACTCCTGCTCGACGGTGTGCGCGCGCTGGGCTTTGAAGTTTCCTGCGCTCCGCGGGGCGCGTTCTACGTGTTCGCGAATGCAACGCGCTTCGATGCGGATTCCCGCCACTTTGCCTTCGAGATCCTCGAGAAAGCCCATGTCGCCTTGACGCCCGGGATCGACTTCGGGAAGGCCGGAGAGGGGTATATCCGGTTCTCCGTCACGCGCAGCGAAGAGGAGATCAGGGAAGCGCTCCGACGCCTCGGGAAAATGCTCTCAGGTCGCTAG
- a CDS encoding response regulator: MACAWALVLLPLVAVLRVLQGGDDLLHTTIYSSITIASIGALFAFSHLRIIGQNPQGLLWAISTIISLYLFMAGWQSYSGRSPLPTFGLAVPLIVAALAPWRPQMSVLLGIWVGALYAYSVQFTTGIEEIGAAGGMGICMVFGGIGALACQSQRHAWAELYNAQFAAESARSRAEDARDATEYALTASEAARRSAEDAAVSKSEFLAIMSHEIRTPLTAILGFTDELLEEQAAAGAEYPDPALVTIKRNGEHLLTIINDILDLSKIEAGKLPLERIPCSPAALVQDVIQLLRPRAIEKQLRLEGKFRGAVPVTIHTDPTRLRQVLLNLAGNAIKFTEFGWVTIRVGLVDPAGFRNPVIAFEVLDTGIGLNDEQQDKIFDAFTQADNSMTRRFGGTGLGLAISKKLAQMLGGDITVESAPKSGSVFRVTVSTGSLEGIEIIEADDETEIIAAPKEELKVQVPVQNIEGRVLLAEDGPDNQKLISLVLKKAGLSVTVAENGLVAYEKAAAALDAGDPFDVILMDMQMPEMDGYDATRALRRDGYQGPIIALTAQTMTGDREKCLGIGCDEYTTKPIIRDELLRLVAEFIAKGQSEGS; this comes from the coding sequence ATGGCGTGCGCGTGGGCGCTGGTCCTGCTTCCCCTGGTTGCCGTTCTCCGCGTGTTGCAAGGTGGAGACGACCTGCTTCACACGACGATCTACAGCAGCATCACGATCGCATCCATCGGAGCGCTGTTCGCGTTCTCACATCTTCGGATCATCGGTCAAAATCCCCAGGGATTGCTCTGGGCTATCTCGACCATCATCTCTTTGTACCTGTTCATGGCCGGCTGGCAGTCCTATTCGGGCCGCAGCCCGCTACCGACCTTCGGGCTGGCGGTTCCGCTGATCGTCGCCGCACTCGCACCGTGGCGTCCGCAGATGTCGGTGCTTCTGGGAATCTGGGTCGGGGCGCTGTACGCCTATTCGGTGCAATTCACGACCGGCATCGAAGAGATCGGCGCGGCGGGCGGGATGGGCATCTGCATGGTCTTTGGGGGCATCGGCGCGCTGGCCTGCCAGTCACAACGCCACGCCTGGGCGGAGTTGTACAACGCGCAGTTCGCTGCGGAATCAGCGCGCAGCAGAGCCGAAGATGCGCGAGACGCGACCGAATACGCCCTTACCGCATCGGAGGCCGCGCGCCGCAGTGCCGAGGACGCGGCAGTCTCGAAATCCGAGTTCCTCGCGATCATGAGTCACGAGATTCGCACACCCCTGACCGCCATTTTGGGATTCACCGACGAGCTCCTGGAGGAACAGGCCGCCGCCGGTGCAGAATATCCGGATCCGGCGCTGGTCACGATCAAGCGCAATGGCGAGCACCTTCTGACGATCATCAACGACATTCTGGATCTGTCGAAGATCGAAGCTGGGAAGCTTCCGCTCGAACGCATCCCCTGCTCACCGGCTGCTCTCGTGCAGGACGTGATTCAGTTGCTGCGCCCGCGCGCCATCGAGAAACAGCTTCGCCTGGAAGGCAAATTCCGCGGAGCCGTTCCGGTGACGATTCACACCGATCCAACACGGCTTAGGCAGGTACTGCTCAATCTTGCCGGTAACGCGATCAAGTTCACGGAATTCGGCTGGGTCACCATCCGGGTCGGACTGGTCGACCCAGCGGGCTTTCGCAACCCGGTGATCGCTTTCGAGGTGCTGGACACGGGCATCGGCCTCAACGATGAACAGCAGGACAAGATCTTCGACGCGTTCACGCAGGCCGACAACTCCATGACACGCCGGTTCGGCGGCACGGGACTGGGCCTGGCGATTTCGAAGAAGCTCGCGCAGATGCTTGGCGGCGACATCACCGTGGAAAGTGCACCCAAAAGCGGAAGCGTGTTTCGCGTGACGGTCTCGACCGGTTCGCTCGAAGGGATCGAGATCATCGAGGCCGACGACGAGACGGAGATCATCGCAGCCCCCAAGGAAGAGCTGAAGGTCCAGGTCCCCGTGCAGAACATCGAAGGCAGAGTTCTGCTTGCTGAAGACGGACCGGACAATCAGAAACTCATCTCACTGGTCCTGAAGAAGGCCGGACTCTCTGTGACCGTAGCCGAGAACGGCCTGGTCGCCTACGAGAAAGCGGCGGCAGCTCTGGATGCGGGAGATCCCTTCGACGTGATCCTGATGGACATGCAGATGCCCGAGATGGACGGCTATGACGCCACGAGAGCCCTGCGACGCGACGGCTACCAGGGACCGATCATTGCCCTGACCGCGCAGACCATGACCGGCGATCGCGAGAAGTGCCTCGGAATCGGTTGCGACGAGTACACGACGAAGCCGATCATCAGGGATGAACTACTGCGACTGGTTGCGGAATTCATCGCGAAGGGCCAGTCGGAAGGTTCCTAG
- a CDS encoding DUF3179 domain-containing protein: MNGFTLKNSSVPVEQILSGGPPRDGIPALSNPQVLSAATAPWNDEEIVIGVLRGSQARAYPLAILNWHELVNDTLGGEPILVSYCPLCGTGMVFDRRVQKQVRTFGVSGLLYQSDMLLYDRETESLWSQIESRALTGPALGRRLKLLRSVQTSWGAWKKRYPKTSVLSLQTGHARDYDRSPYGSYATSTSLIFPAPLDPRYHPKMPTLGVRLVDGLARAYPASEVSKGGGEISGNLSGREIVIRYDPDTQTFDVEAPDDVEVIEAYWFAWSAFHPNTSVFTATEATNSKP, encoded by the coding sequence CTGAACGGCTTCACGCTGAAAAACTCATCCGTGCCTGTAGAACAGATCTTGAGCGGCGGGCCACCGCGCGATGGCATCCCTGCACTGAGCAATCCCCAGGTCCTGAGCGCTGCGACCGCACCCTGGAACGACGAAGAGATCGTGATCGGCGTGCTCCGAGGCAGCCAGGCCCGCGCGTATCCGCTCGCGATCCTGAACTGGCATGAACTCGTCAACGATACGTTGGGCGGAGAACCGATTCTGGTGAGCTATTGCCCGCTCTGTGGCACCGGAATGGTCTTCGATAGGCGCGTCCAGAAGCAGGTACGAACGTTCGGTGTATCGGGATTGCTCTACCAGTCGGATATGCTCCTCTACGACCGCGAGACGGAAAGCCTCTGGTCGCAGATCGAATCTCGCGCACTCACAGGACCCGCCCTCGGTCGACGCCTGAAACTTCTGCGCTCAGTACAGACATCCTGGGGAGCCTGGAAGAAGAGATATCCGAAGACGAGCGTTCTTTCGCTTCAGACAGGGCATGCGCGCGACTACGATCGTTCCCCCTACGGAAGCTACGCCACTTCGACGTCGCTCATCTTCCCGGCACCACTGGACCCACGCTACCACCCGAAGATGCCCACGCTGGGTGTCCGGCTGGTCGATGGTCTCGCACGAGCTTATCCAGCGAGCGAAGTTTCAAAAGGCGGGGGTGAGATCTCGGGGAATCTGAGCGGTCGCGAAATCGTGATCCGCTACGACCCCGATACTCAGACTTTCGACGTCGAAGCTCCGGACGATGTCGAGGTCATCGAAGCTTATTGGTTCGCGTGGAGCGCATTCCACCCGAACACATCCGTATTCACGGCCACCGAAGCAACGAACTCCAAACCGTGA
- a CDS encoding SMP-30/gluconolactonase/LRE family protein: MGMITSVLLDGLCFPEGPRWHEGKLFFSDMHADAVISVDLDGNTETIVEVPAQPSGLGWLPDGRLLVVSMTDRRLMRLDSGGLSEVADISTLASYHCNDMVVDAQGRAYIGNFGSDHETGSPDPAELVLVETDGRARVVADDLVFPNGVVITPDGLTLVVAETFAARLSAFDIESDGSLSNRRVWAQLQGAVPDGICLDAEGAIWVASPTSRSFLRVLEGGEVTDSIEVQQMAIACMLGGPDGRTLFMLTSESTKREECLEARSARIEIAQVAVGHAGRP; this comes from the coding sequence ATGGGGATGATCACGTCAGTCTTGTTGGATGGTCTGTGTTTTCCCGAAGGTCCGCGCTGGCACGAAGGGAAGCTTTTCTTCTCGGATATGCACGCCGATGCGGTGATATCTGTCGACCTCGATGGCAACACCGAAACGATCGTCGAGGTTCCAGCGCAACCTTCCGGTCTCGGCTGGCTGCCCGATGGTCGGTTGTTGGTCGTATCGATGACGGATCGGCGCCTGATGCGACTGGATTCCGGCGGACTTTCTGAGGTCGCGGACATCAGCACTCTCGCGAGTTACCACTGCAACGACATGGTAGTCGATGCTCAGGGGCGCGCGTACATCGGAAACTTCGGATCGGATCACGAGACCGGCTCGCCCGATCCCGCAGAACTCGTGCTCGTGGAGACCGATGGTCGAGCACGAGTCGTCGCGGATGATCTCGTATTCCCCAACGGTGTCGTCATCACACCTGACGGCCTCACGCTGGTCGTCGCCGAGACTTTTGCCGCCCGGCTCAGTGCATTTGATATTGAATCCGACGGATCGCTGAGCAATCGGCGCGTATGGGCCCAGTTACAGGGTGCAGTTCCCGACGGGATCTGCCTGGATGCGGAAGGCGCGATCTGGGTCGCCTCTCCAACGAGCCGGAGTTTTCTGCGCGTACTCGAAGGGGGAGAGGTCACGGATTCGATCGAAGTTCAGCAGATGGCGATCGCCTGTATGCTGGGCGGGCCCGACGGTCGGACTCTGTTCATGCTGACTTCGGAGTCGACGAAGCGCGAGGAATGTCTGGAAGCGCGCAGTGCGCGCATCGAGATCGCCCAGGTAGCCGTTGGCCACGCCGGCCGTCCCTGA
- a CDS encoding SDR family NAD(P)-dependent oxidoreductase, whose amino-acid sequence MDVRNLHGKTAMVTGAGSGIGRETAYALARRGADLFICDLDESGLKETQETIAAIGRDCFVQRVDVSISEEMRAFAEGVHAQVEAVDILVNNAGVGLGASFRDTRLEDWNWIVSINLMGVVHGCHFFTPKMIERSQGGHVVNVSSMAGYVSGEMLCAYSTTKYAVLGLSEALQQELKREGIGVTAICPGIIDTPITRSSRLRGAVDSTEMRERMVDTYRKRGYGPERVARNILKAVQRNRTVAPVSPESWVMYYVKRAAPWLVQWMGQKGNERAMHELEQG is encoded by the coding sequence ATGGACGTGAGAAACCTGCATGGAAAGACCGCCATGGTCACAGGCGCGGGCAGTGGGATCGGCCGTGAGACCGCCTATGCACTCGCGCGAAGGGGCGCGGATCTGTTCATCTGCGATCTCGACGAATCAGGCCTGAAAGAGACACAGGAGACCATCGCAGCAATCGGTCGCGACTGTTTCGTGCAGAGGGTCGACGTCTCGATATCCGAAGAGATGCGGGCCTTCGCCGAAGGCGTGCATGCCCAGGTCGAAGCGGTCGACATCCTCGTGAACAACGCAGGAGTGGGTCTCGGCGCCAGCTTTCGCGATACCCGTCTCGAAGACTGGAACTGGATCGTCAGTATCAACCTCATGGGCGTGGTCCACGGTTGTCACTTCTTCACGCCGAAGATGATCGAACGATCCCAGGGTGGCCACGTCGTCAACGTTTCTTCAATGGCCGGTTATGTATCGGGTGAGATGCTGTGTGCGTATTCGACGACGAAGTACGCGGTTCTGGGTTTGAGCGAAGCGCTTCAGCAGGAGTTGAAAAGAGAGGGGATCGGCGTGACCGCGATCTGCCCCGGAATCATCGATACACCGATCACACGGAGTTCGAGGTTGCGCGGCGCGGTGGACTCGACCGAGATGCGCGAGCGTATGGTCGATACCTATCGCAAACGCGGTTACGGCCCGGAGCGCGTTGCGCGCAACATCCTCAAGGCGGTTCAGCGCAATCGAACCGTGGCACCCGTCTCCCCGGAGTCCTGGGTAATGTACTACGTGAAGCGCGCTGCGCCCTGGCTGGTTCAATGGATGGGACAAAAGGGAAATGAACGCGCCATGCACGAGTTAGAGCAAGGCTGA
- a CDS encoding DUF420 domain-containing protein — protein MDAYSKAIYWTAAFLNMTLIIGFGLIGVRDIRRRHVALHRRRMLTGGSLVIAFLVSYLFKALLLGREQLELWTSIHIYTLRFHETCVAAMLLAGGVAYYLATRLELAAPAMDPEKQPDDDSPHFARRVRWHRYAGWTSIGSGVLGLTAALVVLYGMYARL, from the coding sequence GTGGATGCGTACTCGAAAGCGATCTATTGGACCGCGGCCTTCCTGAACATGACGCTGATCATCGGGTTCGGATTGATTGGCGTTCGTGACATCCGTCGCCGACACGTCGCCCTGCATCGCCGTCGGATGCTCACTGGCGGCAGCCTCGTAATTGCATTTCTGGTCTCATACCTGTTCAAGGCGCTCCTGCTCGGGCGCGAGCAACTCGAACTCTGGACGTCTATCCATATCTACACACTGCGTTTCCACGAGACCTGTGTGGCCGCAATGCTCCTTGCGGGGGGAGTTGCGTACTATCTGGCCACGCGTCTGGAACTCGCGGCTCCCGCCATGGATCCCGAGAAGCAGCCAGATGACGATTCCCCGCACTTCGCTCGACGAGTTCGCTGGCACAGATACGCTGGCTGGACTTCGATCGGATCGGGGGTCCTGGGGTTGACCGCTGCGCTAGTCGTGCTCTACGGGATGTACGCGCGCCTCTGA
- a CDS encoding YfiR family protein, whose translation MRPRYAGSRHFLHLALAVLSLLFAVLPTRSLAEPDNTREYRLKAAFVYNFTKFIRWPETASAGSDENVVLCVLAEESIDQIVRSTVEGKPVRGNPVTVRTLAAGSTAETCHLVFVSQSRRKHIKTLDRRAKESGLLIVSEAKAFGQGQAMINLVVEENKVRFEINMGATDGAGLRISSKLLKLALIVGEADDASEARVHPVEHD comes from the coding sequence GTGCGTCCACGGTACGCCGGTAGCCGACATTTCCTGCACCTGGCCCTTGCGGTCCTGTCGCTCCTTTTCGCCGTCCTTCCCACTCGAAGTCTCGCGGAACCCGACAACACGCGCGAATACCGGCTGAAAGCAGCCTTCGTCTACAACTTCACGAAATTCATTCGCTGGCCGGAAACGGCCTCGGCAGGCTCAGATGAAAACGTGGTCCTCTGTGTCCTGGCCGAAGAGTCCATCGATCAGATCGTGCGCAGCACCGTCGAAGGAAAACCCGTTCGCGGCAACCCCGTCACAGTGCGAACCCTTGCCGCCGGCAGTACTGCGGAGACGTGCCACCTGGTATTCGTGAGCCAATCGCGTCGCAAGCATATCAAGACACTCGACCGACGGGCCAAGGAGAGTGGACTCCTGATCGTGAGCGAAGCGAAGGCGTTCGGACAGGGCCAGGCGATGATCAATCTGGTGGTCGAGGAGAACAAGGTCCGCTTCGAGATCAATATGGGCGCGACCGACGGTGCGGGACTGCGAATCAGCTCCAAGTTGTTGAAACTCGCCCTGATTGTGGGAGAGGCAGATGATGCCTCAGAGGCGCGCGTACATCCCGTAGAGCACGACTAG
- a CDS encoding alpha/beta hydrolase, protein MSAFPDARMIQSNGIRMAVYERGEGLPVVFSHGFPELAYSWRHQVDALAGAGYRAIAPDQRGYGATDRPPRIEDYDLVHLTGDLIGLLDALEIEKAVFCGHDWGGIVTWQLPLLHPDRVAGLIGVNTPFLPRGPAAPIELMRQTLGGNFYIVHFQKPGEADVELASDVPRVFEALMRKLDPAELDTGAPVRNMVEIVRAEPMRGTALLSSEDMDVYIRAFEASGFTGGINWYRNLDRNWELTAGVEQLVTAPGLMLSAADDLALPPSLADGMEAYVPNLEKHLIPGCGHWSQQEKPDEINALIIDWLKRTFPDA, encoded by the coding sequence ATGAGCGCCTTTCCCGATGCCCGCATGATCCAGAGCAATGGAATCCGCATGGCAGTCTACGAGCGCGGCGAGGGCCTGCCCGTGGTGTTTTCTCACGGATTTCCGGAGCTGGCCTACTCCTGGCGGCACCAGGTCGATGCGCTGGCGGGGGCCGGCTACCGAGCGATCGCGCCTGATCAGCGCGGCTATGGTGCTACCGATCGGCCTCCGCGAATCGAGGACTACGATCTGGTGCACCTGACCGGAGATCTGATCGGTCTACTCGATGCGCTCGAGATCGAAAAGGCGGTGTTCTGCGGGCACGACTGGGGAGGCATCGTCACCTGGCAACTGCCTCTTTTGCATCCCGATCGCGTCGCCGGTTTGATCGGTGTGAACACTCCGTTTCTGCCGCGCGGACCAGCGGCCCCGATCGAGCTGATGCGCCAGACCCTGGGCGGGAACTTCTACATTGTGCACTTCCAGAAGCCGGGTGAGGCCGATGTCGAGCTTGCGTCGGATGTGCCGCGGGTGTTTGAAGCTCTGATGCGCAAGCTCGACCCGGCCGAGCTCGACACGGGGGCGCCGGTCCGGAACATGGTCGAGATCGTGCGGGCTGAACCCATGCGAGGAACAGCCTTGCTCTCGAGCGAAGATATGGATGTGTACATACGCGCGTTCGAAGCCAGCGGGTTTACCGGAGGGATCAACTGGTATCGCAACCTCGATCGCAACTGGGAGTTGACGGCCGGAGTCGAACAACTCGTCACAGCACCCGGTTTGATGCTATCGGCAGCAGACGACCTGGCGCTGCCGCCTTCACTTGCAGACGGCATGGAGGCTTACGTACCCAATCTGGAGAAGCACCTGATTCCGGGATGTGGCCACTGGTCCCAGCAAGAGAAGCCCGACGAGATCAACGCCCTGATCATCGATTGGTTGAAGCGCACGTTCCCGGACGCCTGA
- a CDS encoding TVP38/TMEM64 family protein → MTQSDTPETPAKNSALHWVLVGIASIAAILVMRRFAGAYLEDFKIWVQTLEAWGPIVFIIGYALATVAFVPGVVLTLAAGAIFGVISGTAWVLIGATLGACGAFLVARYFARKPIEARIAGNPKFAAIDHAIAKEGLKITFLLRLSPVFPFNLLNYSLGLTRVSFMDYAIASIGMLPGTLLYVYLGSLAGLAASGGEEKSPLEWAFLAFGLLMTVAVTVLVTRTARRALDEATVETD, encoded by the coding sequence ATGACGCAGAGTGATACCCCAGAGACTCCAGCCAAGAATTCTGCCCTCCACTGGGTCCTGGTAGGAATCGCCAGCATCGCGGCGATCCTCGTGATGCGCAGATTTGCCGGTGCCTATCTAGAGGACTTCAAGATCTGGGTACAGACCCTCGAAGCCTGGGGGCCCATCGTCTTCATCATTGGCTATGCCCTTGCCACGGTCGCCTTCGTTCCCGGCGTCGTACTCACATTGGCCGCCGGGGCGATCTTCGGCGTGATTTCGGGAACCGCCTGGGTACTGATCGGCGCGACTCTCGGTGCCTGCGGTGCCTTTCTCGTTGCCCGCTATTTTGCGCGCAAACCGATCGAAGCAAGGATTGCCGGAAACCCGAAGTTCGCAGCCATCGATCACGCGATTGCAAAGGAAGGGCTCAAGATCACGTTCCTGTTGAGGCTCTCTCCGGTATTCCCCTTCAACCTGCTGAACTACTCACTGGGACTCACGCGCGTGAGCTTCATGGACTACGCAATCGCCTCGATCGGCATGCTTCCCGGCACTCTGCTGTACGTATACCTGGGTTCATTGGCCGGACTCGCCGCGAGCGGCGGGGAAGAAAAGAGCCCACTCGAATGGGCGTTTCTTGCCTTCGGTCTGCTCATGACTGTAGCGGTCACGGTCCTGGTCACGCGTACGGCCAGACGAGCACTGGACGAGGCAACGGTGGAAACAGACTGA
- a CDS encoding class I SAM-dependent methyltransferase: MDREYFQNYCGHGAYAENYLFHSGIEHCISIFRRLDIRVKSVVVLGAATGEILSHFEDSWGVKPYGCEISRWAHERIATRFRARVKCSDMRDFVPSLLDSRKSFDLIFSNSLVYLEAAEIPGFLEDCSRIAGHFHFFSSTREDYEPGDRYRVTLKSSAWWKAAFRKAGFSPTRSPYVFRSERRGCW; encoded by the coding sequence ATGGATCGGGAGTACTTCCAGAATTACTGCGGACATGGCGCCTACGCGGAGAACTACCTGTTCCACAGCGGAATCGAGCACTGCATCTCGATTTTCAGGCGATTGGATATCCGCGTGAAATCAGTCGTCGTTCTGGGCGCTGCGACTGGCGAGATCCTGAGCCACTTCGAGGACAGCTGGGGTGTGAAGCCATACGGTTGCGAGATCAGCCGCTGGGCCCACGAGCGCATTGCGACGCGCTTCCGGGCGCGGGTGAAGTGCTCGGACATGCGCGATTTCGTGCCCTCACTGCTGGACTCCCGAAAGAGCTTCGACCTGATCTTCTCGAACTCTCTGGTGTACCTGGAAGCCGCTGAGATTCCGGGCTTCCTCGAGGATTGCAGCCGCATCGCGGGTCATTTCCACTTCTTCAGCAGCACGCGCGAGGATTACGAACCCGGGGACCGCTACCGAGTCACACTCAAATCCTCGGCCTGGTGGAAGGCGGCTTTTCGGAAGGCGGGGTTCTCGCCAACACGCAGTCCCTACGTGTTTCGTTCTGAGCGCCGCGGCTGCTGGTAA
- a CDS encoding helix-turn-helix domain-containing protein, with protein sequence MSDNLITVREAADFLRISARTVYRLIESGQIGAVRIGKQWRIPSSDLPGVALGELGTTSAASTPAQPSPTINV encoded by the coding sequence ATGTCGGACAATCTGATCACCGTTCGTGAAGCAGCGGATTTCCTGCGAATTTCGGCACGTACCGTCTACCGGCTGATCGAGTCGGGCCAGATCGGCGCCGTTCGCATCGGCAAGCAGTGGCGCATCCCGTCTAGCGACCTTCCCGGCGTGGCTCTGGGCGAGTTGGGGACGACCTCGGCCGCTTCCACACCAGCCCAGCCCAGCCCGACGATCAACGTCTGA
- the dusB gene encoding tRNA dihydrouridine synthase DusB: MGGARIVFPRRSAQGTASGSSAREPRRGRDVLTSYATSDLNRNIAVAAPGEFSPVAIGGLSVWPPVVLAPMAGVTNAPFRLLCGRFGAGLYVSEMITARALVEGHSRTLKLAGFSPEEKPRSLQLYGVDPHYTGKAVARLVGEGLVDHIDMNFGCPVRKVTRRGGGAALPVKRGLLRSIVRAAVQAAGTVPVTIKFRLGIDDEHPTFLEAGRIAEGEGCAAVALHARTAAQLYDGEARWAAIAELKQHVTRIPVLGNGDVWEARDALRMMRQTGCDGVVVGRGCLGRPWLFRDLADVFEGREPQTPPTQGQVADIMLEHARLLAKWFDEDYAMRGFRKHAAWYTKGFPQSKPLRRDLMRISSLENLVSVLGDIERETPFPPSAVRVPRGKSAGTQRVVLPEGWLDDPNDMTPLPEDAGDAVSGG; encoded by the coding sequence ATGGGCGGCGCAAGAATCGTTTTCCCACGGCGAAGCGCTCAAGGTACTGCATCCGGCTCATCTGCACGTGAACCCCGACGCGGACGAGATGTTTTGACCAGCTACGCGACCAGTGATCTGAACCGAAACATCGCGGTCGCTGCACCCGGGGAGTTTTCACCGGTCGCAATCGGAGGACTGTCGGTATGGCCTCCGGTCGTACTTGCGCCCATGGCCGGCGTGACCAACGCGCCCTTTCGCCTGCTGTGTGGCCGTTTCGGTGCAGGCCTGTACGTAAGCGAAATGATCACCGCACGCGCGCTGGTCGAAGGACACTCTCGGACTCTGAAACTGGCGGGCTTCAGCCCCGAAGAAAAGCCGCGCAGCCTACAACTCTACGGCGTCGATCCGCACTACACAGGCAAGGCGGTCGCCAGGCTGGTCGGTGAAGGCCTGGTCGACCACATCGACATGAATTTCGGCTGTCCGGTGCGCAAGGTCACCCGACGCGGCGGTGGCGCGGCCCTGCCCGTGAAGCGGGGACTGTTGCGCAGCATCGTACGCGCGGCGGTACAGGCGGCGGGGACGGTGCCGGTCACGATCAAGTTCCGCCTCGGCATCGACGACGAACACCCGACCTTCCTCGAGGCCGGGCGCATCGCCGAAGGCGAAGGCTGCGCAGCCGTTGCCCTGCACGCGCGCACGGCTGCCCAACTCTACGATGGCGAAGCTCGCTGGGCCGCGATCGCCGAACTCAAGCAACACGTGACGCGGATTCCGGTCCTGGGCAATGGCGATGTATGGGAGGCACGAGATGCCCTGCGCATGATGCGCCAGACCGGTTGCGATGGCGTGGTGGTCGGCCGGGGCTGCCTGGGCCGACCCTGGCTATTCCGCGATCTGGCCGATGTGTTCGAAGGTCGTGAGCCGCAAACACCTCCGACGCAGGGGCAGGTCGCGGATATCATGCTCGAGCACGCGCGCTTGCTCGCGAAATGGTTCGACGAAGACTACGCGATGCGCGGTTTCCGCAAACACGCCGCCTGGTACACGAAGGGCTTTCCCCAGTCGAAACCGTTGCGTCGGGACCTGATGCGGATCAGCTCACTCGAGAATCTGGTGAGCGTCCTGGGCGACATCGAGCGCGAGACACCATTCCCGCCCAGCGCGGTGCGCGTTCCTCGTGGAAAATCGGCGGGTACCCAGCGTGTGGTCCTGCCCGAGGGTTGGCTCGACGACCCGAACGATATGACACCGCTACCCGAAGACGCCGGAGATGCGGTCTCGGGTGGGTGA